One part of the Cetobacterium somerae ATCC BAA-474 genome encodes these proteins:
- a CDS encoding cobyrinate a,c-diamide synthase, whose amino-acid sequence MKGFVLAGTRSGIGKTTVSMGLMATFEDVAPFKVGPDYIDPSFHKFITGNKSYNLDLFLMGEEGVKYSFEKHSKEISIVEGVMGLYDGLGNSLDNYSTAHLSRVLNLPVILVVDAAGKSTSIAAEVLGYKNLDSRVNIAGVIINKVNSEKLYEMLKDAIENYTGIPCLGYLKKDENLGISSRHLGLLQADEVEDLKEKKAILKEEIKKTIDLKKIEEIANLEKSEKNIDIFKNIENLYVGLKVGVAKDKAFSFYYEDNLELLQRMGIELIEFSPIKDKKIPEVDLLYFGGGYPENYLEDLSNNKDFLNSLKEFHESGGHIYGECGGFMYLSQGIKTLEQKSYSMAQLIDCSVKMTGRLFISRFGYVDVAFGELNGKAHEFHYSTIDEIGSDERVFKLRKSDGREWLCGYKNKNLIAGYPHLHFFKNLDILKQILEGAKKCHI is encoded by the coding sequence ATGAAAGGCTTTGTTTTAGCAGGAACAAGAAGTGGAATAGGAAAAACTACAGTATCTATGGGGCTAATGGCTACTTTTGAAGATGTGGCTCCATTTAAAGTAGGACCTGATTATATAGATCCTAGTTTTCATAAATTTATAACGGGAAATAAAAGTTATAATTTAGATCTGTTTTTAATGGGAGAAGAGGGAGTAAAGTATAGTTTTGAAAAGCATAGTAAAGAAATATCTATTGTTGAAGGTGTTATGGGTCTTTATGATGGATTAGGAAATTCTTTAGATAATTATAGTACAGCTCATTTATCTAGAGTTTTAAACTTACCAGTTATATTAGTAGTAGATGCGGCAGGAAAAAGTACAAGTATCGCAGCAGAAGTTTTAGGATATAAAAATTTAGATTCAAGAGTTAATATAGCTGGAGTTATAATAAATAAAGTAAATAGTGAAAAACTCTATGAAATGTTAAAAGATGCTATAGAAAACTATACAGGAATACCGTGTTTAGGATATTTAAAAAAAGATGAAAACTTAGGAATCAGTAGTAGGCATTTAGGATTACTTCAAGCAGATGAAGTTGAGGATTTAAAAGAAAAAAAAGCGATTTTAAAGGAAGAGATAAAAAAAACTATCGATTTAAAAAAGATAGAAGAAATAGCTAATCTAGAAAAATCAGAAAAAAATATAGATATTTTTAAAAATATAGAGAATCTATATGTAGGATTAAAAGTAGGAGTAGCTAAAGATAAAGCATTTTCATTTTATTACGAGGATAATTTAGAGCTTTTACAAAGAATGGGAATAGAACTTATAGAGTTTTCACCTATAAAAGATAAAAAAATACCTGAGGTTGATTTATTATATTTTGGTGGAGGATATCCAGAAAATTATTTAGAAGATTTATCGAATAATAAGGATTTTCTAAACTCTTTAAAAGAGTTTCATGAGTCTGGAGGACATATTTATGGAGAGTGTGGAGGATTTATGTATCTTAGCCAAGGAATAAAAACCTTGGAGCAAAAAAGTTATTCTATGGCACAATTAATTGACTGTAGTGTAAAGATGACTGGAAGACTTTTTATCAGTAGATTTGGATACGTAGATGTAGCTTTTGGTGAGTTAAATGGAAAAGCCCATGAATTTCATTATTCGACTATAGATGAAATAGGTAGTGATGAAAGAGTATTTAAACTTAGAAAAAGTGATGGTAGAGAGTGGTTATGTGGTTATAAAAATAAAAATCTTATAGCAGGGTATCCACATTTACATTTTTTTAAAAACTTAGATATATTAAAGCAGATATTA